The nucleotide window TTGGCTACAGCGCGTATGCCGTAGCACAAACCATCAACATGCCAACACGCTATTGGTACGCCAATCTTTTCCATCCATTGTATCTGATCGGATTGAACGTTGCGGCGGCCTTTGCTGGCTCTGAGTTGCTAGTGGCGGACGCTTGGTCCCTAAGAAGTTCAGTTTTGCGGAGGATCATCGTTTCCTCCTTACTGATGCTCCCCGCTTGTTTGATCGGCGGAGCGATTGGAGAAGTCTTTGCACGCCCCTTGCCGAACAATATGATGATACATGATTCTCGGCCAGCGGTCTTCGTCAGCGTTGTGACGGGCCTTATCTTGATGCTATGCGCGCGGATGTATCTTCGCCGCTCGTCCAGGCCATTACACTGAACACTTCAATCTCGCCTAATACATCGCCGTCTTGGCTTTCGCCGGTTTCCCTCCCGGCAGGGGCAGTGCGCGAATCGCTTCATCATAGTCGATGACATAGCGCCACCAACTGTTGTGGAAGCCGTCGGTTTCGCCTTGGTTGTTCGGCAGATGGGCCAGCCACCAGCGTTGGTAGTTGAGGTGGTGCGGCTCGCCCCAGGTGGCGCAGCTTACCATCGACTTCTTGCCGGTCACGTGCGGATAGTTGAGCCAATCTTCCGCGGCGCTCAGCACTTCTTTCACCTGTGAGTAATCGTAGCCGTCCTCGGCATTCGGACCGCCGTGAACGTTGCCGACCTGGGCGTTGTCCGGGTATTCCTTGGCTTGCCGCGTGAAGCGCGACCACGGATTGCTGGCGTCTTTCGTATCCCAAGCGCCGCGGCCGACGGTGATCGAGAGCATCCCTTCGCAGCGATGGCCGAAACTATGCAGGGCGTTGTCCTCGCCGACTTCGTAGTTGAAGCCCAGCACCGCGACCGTGCGGCCGCAATCGGGAATGTCGTACGGGCGATAGAACCAAGGATTGTCGGACTGGTACTGCACGATGTCGCCCGGAATCTTGAACGCGTATTCGTCGAAGCCGAAGTACGGCGCGCCCCAGACCCAGATTTCGTCGACATCGCCGCTGGTCACGCGCCTGGCGAGATCGGCGTCTTCGAACAATTCCTTGTAACTGGCCGCATCGGGCTGATGTACAAGTTCGCGGTTTTTCCACATCGCCAGGAACGACTCGTCGTCGTAGCGAAAGCCGTCCCGCTTCGCTGAAAAGACGTCGACGTCGATCCAATCGACCAACTGGTAGTCCGCGTAGCCGGCGCTGGACTCGCGCAGATAGCCGATTAACTTCTCGGTCATCGGCCGCGGGTCGTTCCAGCCCATGTGCTGAGACAGACGCTGGTTTCCCTGCGATTTGAGCGGGGGATCGTAGCAGACGACGATCACTCTGACGGTGCGCTTGCCCGCAATGCGTTGGATTTGCTCGCGAGGCGCTGCCCAGGCTGAGGGAGTGAAATACGCCAGGCACGGCAGGGCCAGGAAGGTTCGTCGTTGCACGTACGCCTCTCGTCAGCGCGGTGATTTCAGATACCGGAGCGCTGCCAGCTTAGACTGCCGCACGGCGGAAGACAACGACTTGGGAATTCCTCGGAAAAGCCGATATTGGCCCAAACAAGGCGAGCCAGCGAAGCTGCCCCTCCACCGGCTCGGACGTCAAATTCGGGACATCAGCAAGTCACGTCGTAGCACGACTCGTGGAGTCGGTGCATTACGCGTTCGAGTGCGGCCAACTCGTGTTGCAAGGTGGCAGAATCCTCGGGCAACTTTTCCTGCCGCAAGTTGCGTCTCAGTTCGCAAATGCGGCGTTCGACCACTCGGGTCAAGACCGCGTCGTCATTGTGTTCTAGCAGCAGAAACATGGCCCACATCCTTTCGTCAGCGACGCTCGGTGCGCCGACATCCTTCATCGGGGCGGCGCCATCAGGGAGCGGTGGCGCCGCGAGTCCGCATCGTCTAGGTTTCAGTTGACGGGTTGATGCTCCCTTCAACCTTCTACGCAGGCGACGGCCTGCGCAGCCAAGAAAGTTCAGGTTTTCACCTCAACACGTCTCGGCCGGGCTTCGGCGGTCTTGGGGACGGTCACCCTCAGCACGCCCGTTTTGTACTCCGCTGCGACCTTGTCCTCGGCGACCGTGGCCGGCAGCGGAATCACACGGCGGAATTCACCGTAGCTCCGCTCGACGCGATGAAATGTCTTCCCCTTTTCTTCCTTCTCCTCTTTCTTTTCCCCGGAGATCCACAGCGCTCCGTTCTTGACTTCCACATTGAAGTCCTCAGGCTTCATGCCTGGCAGTTCCACGGTGATCTCCACGCCCTCCGCGTTCTCGACGACGTTGACCGTGGGGACGAACGCGCCTTCGAGGCTCATCCAGCGATCATCTTCGCTGAGCATGCCCTCGACGAATCGCCCAAAATCACGTTCCAGGCGGCCCAGCGTGCGGGGCAGCCTCTCCGTCCAAGGAACCATTGTGCGTGCCATGACAGACCTCCTGCGAAGCACCCTCGCTTCGCCCCTCAAAGCCTTGCGACCGCCGCCGGGCGAACGCCCGGCCGTCGCACTGTGCAGAAGTTTCATTTCGTGAATAGATAGATAGTTGCAAAATCCGGGCCGTTTGTGGCGATTCGACGCGTGATTGCAACGACTATGCCTGGCACAAGCTACGTTACGCCTCCACGAGCGAATCGCGGACGTTGATGTGCGAAAAGCGCGCACGCGGCGCGCACCGCGCGCGACCATACGATCGCCGGACGTTTCCTGGGATTTCTGAGAACCGATTCTGCCCCGCAATCGTAGTAAGAGTAGAAGGAGCAAGACCAAGTAACGGGCAAAAACAAACGGTGACGCGGCAACGAGGAGTTCCCTCACCGAAGTGTTAGAAGGAGGCGCAAAGTTTGATCTGCTCGGCATGTCGGAAGTTGAGCCTCGAGGGCGTGGAGTGAGTTTCGCACATACGAGGCGCGCCTAGCGAGCGTCGCATCCTGCCTGCGGGTAACCAGCGACTCACGCTCCCACGAGGCTCGGGGCTTTGGTTCTTCGGTAGTAGTTTTGACATGCACGGCCGGCGGAAACGTCGGCCGTTGGCGTTTACGCGGGTCCGGGAGCAGGGGCGAAAGGGGTATACTGCGCTAGTTGTCTCCCCTCTGACTTTCCATCGCGGCGTACTGATGCCTGCACCTGTTCTCGATCCCGAACGCTGTCGCGCGGATTTCCCGATCTTGTCCGCCTCGTCGCCGAGCGGGAAGCCGCTGGTCTATCTGGACAACGCCGCCACGACACAGCGTCCTCGGGCGGTGATTCAGGCGATCGTCGACACGTACGAACAGCACTACGCGAACGTCCATCGCGGCATTCATTGGTTGAGCGACCGTACGACGGACTTGTATGAGCAAGCGCGCGACAAGGTGCGGCAATTCATTGGCGCCGAACGTCGCGAGGAAGTGATTTTCACGCGGGGGACGACCGAGAGCATCAATCTGGTGGCCAGGTCATGGGGCGAGGCCTTTCTGCGACCCGGCGACGAAATCTTGCTCACCGAAATGGAGCATCACGCCAACATCGTCCCATGGCATCAGGCAGCCGCGCGCACCGGCGCGAAAGTACGCTTCATCCCGATCACCGACGCAGGTTTGCTCGACCTATCGTCGCTCGACCAACTGCTGGGCGAGCGGACGAAGCTGGTCGCGGCGACGGCGGTTTCCAATGTGTTAGGAACCGTGAACACGTTGGAGTCGATCATCTCCAAGGCTAAGTCCGTGGGCGCGATGGTGTTAGTCGATGCCGCGCAGAGCGTTCCGCACTTGCCGATTGACGTCAGTCGACTCGGCGCCGATTTCGTCGCATTCAGCGGTCATAAGATGCTAGGGCCGACCGGCGTAGGAGTGCTGTGGGGGCGCGCCGCGTTGCTCGATGCCATGCCGCCCTTCCTGGGCGGCGGGAGCATGATTCGCCGTGTGACGTGGGAAGGCTTCGAGACCGCGGAATTGCCGGCCAAGTTCGAGGCCGGCACGCCGCCGATTGTGCCGGCGATTGGGCTCGGCGCGGCGATCGATTATCTCGATGCGATTGGAGTGCCGGCCATTCACGCGCATGAACTCGAGCTAACGAAACATGCGCATGAGAGGTTCGCCGAATTGAGTGGCGTCCGGTTACTGGGCCCGGCGCCCGAGCAGAAATCCGGCGTGGTCAGCTTTGTCGTCGAGGGCGTTCATCCGCACGACGTGGCGCAGTTGCTGGACGGCGAGGGCATCGCCATTCGTGCCGGGCACCATTGCGCGATGCCGCTGCACAAACGGCTCGACATCGTGGCGAGCAGCCGCGCCAGCTTCTACTTGTACAATACCTGGGCCGAAATCGATCGCCTCGTCGACGCCGTCGCTCAAACGCAGCGGCGTCTGCGCCGCAAATAACTTTCCCTGCGTGAAATCATGAACGACGACGACGAGGTTTGTCTCTGCTTTCACGTTTCCCGGCGCAAGTTGGCGAACTACCTGCGCGTCGAGCGAATCTCGCGCGCCAGCCAACTCAGTGAATGCGGCGGCGCGGGCACCGGTTGCGGCTGGTGCCGGAGCTATCTGGAGCGGCTCTTCGCCGCCAGTCGCCAGGGGTTACCCCAGGATGCGGAGCCGACGGCTCAAGAATACGCATCGCAGCGTGCGCGTTACATTCACGCTGGAGGCGGTACGCCCCCTGCAGGCAGCGAGCCGCGTGAATAATCGTCCCTGTTGAAATGCGAAACGCCGCGAAACGCAACCCGTCGTTTCGCGGCGTATTCGAATTGTCGTACTGCGAGACCGAACTACTGTTGATAGCTCGGCGCGCCTTGCGGCGACGGATCATAGCTGGCCGGAGTTACGCCGGAGGCTGGCGCCGGACTGTAGTCCGTCGTCCCGCCTGGGCGATAAGGCTGAGCGGCCGGCTGCTGCTGATACTGAGGATACGACGTCTGAGTCGCCGGACCGTATCCGCTTTGTTGCGCGGGCGGCCAGGCTTCTTGTTGCTGCGGCGCCACCGGTTCATATCCGGTCGGTGCGGCGTTCGGATCTTGCGTGTATTGCTGGCCGCCGTCGTACTGCGTGGCGGCCGGGTAACGTGTGTTGTCCGCCATCTGAGCGGCGGGCGCGGCCTGCGGAGCGTACTGTTGCGGCTGCGAATAGCTCGAAGGCGCCGGGCCGTACTGCGCGCCCGGATCCCACGAGTTCATCGGCTGTTGAGCAGCAGGGGCGGCGGGCTGTGCGCCATACGCGGCCTGCTGACCGTACGCGGGCTGCTGCTGCGGATACGTCGCCGCAGCCGGTTGTTGCTGACCGGCGTCATAGTAGCCGACTTGCGGCGCCGCGGCGGGACCCGTGGGGCCAGCTGCATACGAGGCGGCGTCGTATTGCGTGTTCGGCGCCCCCGGGGAACCGGTCGACGGGGCCGTAGCCCAGGCGCCTTGAGAATTCTCGGCGCCGGTGTAGCTGGTCGGCATGCCGGCGTAGCCCGTGTTGTACTGTCCGCCTGCGCCGTAACCATTGTTCGCGACCGGCGCGCCGTAGCCGGGCGTCGCGCCTTGCGACGGCATCCAGGGACCGGCGGTCGACTCGGGACCGGTCGTGGCGTTGCTGGCCACGGCGGTGTCCTTATTGCGTCCGAATGACGGCCACTTCGGCTTCCAACTGAATTTACCCAAGCTGGAGGACTGGCAGCCAGTCGTGCTGACGGCCAGCAGCCCGACGATCGCGAGTGTGCGAGTGAACGAAGCTTGCATGGTACTGCGCCCTGGGGTTGTTGAGGGCCTCGCGGAGAATAGCGCCGTCGCCAAGGGACTTCCGTGTGCCGGTCGTGCCCTAGTCGTGTCGCGGCCCTCTTCCTTGAGGACAGGTGCTTGTTCGGGAACTTTCCTCTAGTTCGTCGCGCGGCGTGCCGGCAACGACCTAGAGTGCGGGGCTCATTTGTAGGTTATTCGGACATTGACGCCTGCGACCGTCAGCGAAACTTTGAGGTTCGCTCCGATTTTCCGGTGCGAAACCGCGCCGATGGGGCGTTTCGGGGCGGGATACTAGGGACACGCCACCGCGCGGTCAACGGCAGTCGTTGAGATTTCGCGATCTGGTGAACGCCTGCCTTTAGATTGCGAGAACGGTGTGCGTTTGATCTTGACTCGCCCGCGCGCCGGCGCTAGAGTCCGCCCCGATTTCCAGCTTTTTTGCGGGCGCGCTGTCGATTTCCCTGGCGGGTGGGAAGCGGCGCTTCCGCATCATCCGGGCAAGGATGCTCGGCGTAACTTCGGAGGGAGCCGTGGCCAGCTCATTCGCCCATTCCCTGACAATTCACTCGAGCGCCTTCGCGCGCCGCTCGGTTTGGTGCGGCGTTCCGCGCCGCCAATTCCTGGCCAGCATGTGCGGGCTCGTCGGTTGGACGATGCTCAGCGGTTGCACCGCGCCGGCGATTCGCACGCAAAGCCCGGAAGACGAAGAGCTGGAATCGAATACCCACCTGGTCGGCGAATACTCCGTGCCGTTTGGCATGGTGATTCAGAAGGTGGAAGGCATCGCGCTCGTCAATGGACTTCCGGGCACCGGCGGCGATTGTCCGCCATCGCCACAGCGCAATGCATTACTGCGCGACTTGCAATCACGCGGGGTGCCGAAGCCGCAGAGCGTGATGGATTCTCCCAGTACGGCACTGGTGTTGGTGCGCGGATTCATCCGCCCGGGAGCGCAACAGGGAGACAACTTCGATTTGGAGTTGCGATTGCCGACCAACAGCGAATGCACCAGCTTGCGCGGCGCCTGGATGATGGAAACACGGCTCACGGAATCGGCCTACATTGATGGCCAGGTCTACGACGGCCATTTGATTGGTCGCGGCGGCGGCCCGGTGCTGGTCGATCCGAATGCCGATAGCTCCGGCGACGATACGGCGATCAAGCGCGGCAAGGTGCTCGGCGGCGGCGTGTTGCTCAAGCAACGCCCGATCGGTTTGGCGCTCAAGCCGGAACATCAAAATCTGCGCACGAGCGCCGCCGTCGGCACGGCGATCAATCGCCGGTTTCACACGTTCCACAAAGGGCGTAAGGAACCGGTCGCCACGCCGAAGACCGGCGAATACGTCGACCTGTTGCTCCACGAGCGTTACAAACACAACGTGCCGCGTTACATGCAAGTGCTGCGAGCGATCCCGCTCCGCGAAACCTCCTCGGAACGTTTGGCCCGGCTGGCCTTGCTGGAACGGCAGCTCATGGATCCGATTACCGCTTCGACGGCCGCGCTGCGGCTGGAAGCGATCGGCAATGAGGGAGTCGACGTTCTGGAAAAAGGCATCGCCTCGCGTGATCCCGAGGTGCGGTTCTATGCCGCGGAAGCGCTGGCTTACCTTGACGAAGGCGCGGCCGCTCCGCCGTTGGGGCAAGCCGCGTTGGAAGAACCGGCCTTCCGCGTATTCGCGCTGACGGCGCTCTCCGCGATGGACGACTACGCAGCCTACGAAGAGCTGCGCAAGCTGCTCGACGTGCCCAGCGCCGAGACGCGCTACGGCGCGTTCCGTGCGATGTGGGCGATGAACGCCAATGATCCGCTGGTCCGCGGCGAGAAGCTGAGCGATCAGTTCAGCTACCACGTGCTGCACACCGGCGGCCCGCCGATGATTCACGCCACGCGCAGCTTCCGTCCGGAAATCGTGGTCTTCGGGCACGAACAGCGGCTCAAGACGCCGTTCAAGTTCGACGCCGCGCATAATAAGATCATGGTCTCCGGAGATCCTTCGGGCGTGGTGACCGTCACGCGTTTCGACGTCAACGGCGTCGATCAGAAGCGCGAGGTGGATACCACGGTGGACGCCGTCATCCGGGGGATCGTGGAACTGGAAGGCGACTACCCCGACGTAGTGCAAATCCTGCAGCAGGCCGCCCAAAGCGACTTGCTGACGGGCCGGTTCGAGGTCGACGCCCTGCCTGAGGCCAATCGCCGGTATGAGAACCGCGGCAACGACGACAGCGGCTCCGAGGAGGGCGAGGAATCGCTCGATTCCCGGGAAATCCAGGTTTCCAACCCCACGCCGGAGCTGTTCGCCCCCGCAGAAAAGAAGGAAAAGCGTAAGAAAAGCGAGGACGCGCACGGCATTTCCGGGCATCACGGGGAGAAAAAGCAGGTTAGCCGCTGGGAGGCTTTCCGTGATAAAATCATGCCTTGGTCCGCCGGCGATTAGCCCCTGGCGAGCGATTCGGAAAAATCGCCGCCCCCCCCCTCAAGGGACGGGTAGGAACAGCTTCTCGTCGCCGTCGGCAGCACCTCATTGCAATAGCAGACTGCCCTGGGCGTTTCGTCTCCATGCTCAAAGCGCTCGAACTCGCCGGCTTCAAGAGCTTCGCCGATAAAACGCGGTTCGAGTTTCACTCCGGCATCACGGTCGTCGTGGGGCCGAACGGCTCCGGCAAATCCAACGTCGTCGACGCCATCAAATGGGTGCTCGGCGAGCAAAGCGTGAAAAGTTTGCGCGGCAAGGAGATGGCCGACGTCATCTTCAACGGCTCGGCCAGCCGCAGTGCGCTGAATTCCTGCGAAGCGACGCTGACGTTCGACAATTCCCGGCGATTGCTGGCAGTCGATACGGACGAGGTGTACGTCACTCGCCGGGTGTATCGCAGCGGCGAAGGCGAATACCTGATCAACCGGCAGCCCAGCCGGCTCAAGGATATCCGCGAGTTGTTCTCTGGCACGGGCGTGGCGACGGAAGCGTACAGCGTCATCGAGCAGGGCAAAGTCGATGTGATGCTGCAATCGTCGCCGCGCGAGCGCCGGGCGATCTTCGAGGAGGCCGCCGGGATCAGCCGGTTCAAGGCCAAGAAGGTGGAATCGCTCCGCCGCTTGGAGCGCGTCGAACAGAACCTGTTGCGGCTCTCCGACATCGTCCAAGAAGTCGAAGGACGATTGAAGAGCGTGCGGCAACAAGCAGCCAAGGCCCGACGGCACAAGGAACATACCGACCGCCTGCAATCCCTGCGCACGCAAGTCGGCCTGGCCGACTGGCGGCATTTGTCGGAACGCATTGATGCGCTCCGCGAAGAGTTGCACGGGCTAGACGCCGATGTCGCGTCGGTCAGCGCCTCCGTGGAAACACAGGAAGCCGAGGCGTTGGCGCTCGACGTAACGCTGTCCGATGCGCACGAAGGAATCCGCGCGGCGGAGTTTCGTCTCGCGCAAAATCGTGAGCGGATTGCCGGCCAGGAATCGACCATCGATCAAGGCCGCGCGCGATTGCGGGACGTCGAGGAAGAAATTGCCCGGCGGCAACAGCAATTGGCCGCGATCAACCAGCGGGCCGTCGACCTACACTGCTTGTTGAATGAGACGCGGGCGGAACTGACCGCGGCGGAGCTGGAGCATACGGCGCTGTCCGCGCGGCTGTCGGACGACGAGAAGACCGCGGAGCTCGTGGTCCGCGACGCGAATGCTTCGCGTGAAGCCACCGAGCGGCTGCGATTGCAGTATATGGACCGGATGCGGCAGGGCGCCGCGATCGGCAATCAGATCAGCGGCGCCACTTCGCAACTCGATGGCTTGCGCGCTACGCAGCAACGGCGCGAGACGCAACTTGTCGAGTTGCTCGAACAACGCGAGAAGCTTGACGCGGAGCTTGAATCGCTCCGCGAACAGTTGGAGGAGCGCTTGGCGGCGGTCGAAACTGCGCGAGGTGCTGCCGACCAGGCCGACACGGACGTCGCCACGCTGCGCGAGCGCCGCGCCACGGAACAAGCGGAGCTGCATGCCACGGAAACGCAACACGCGGCGCTGTCGGAACGGTCCGGCGTCTTGTCCGAGCTGGAGAATCGCCTGGAGGGACTGACTTCGGCCGCGAAAGAGGTTTTGGTTCGCGCCCGGGCCGCGCTTGGCGGTCCGTTGAGTCAAATTCGCGGGTTGCTGGCCGATCAATTCGTGGTGGCGATGGAATACGCGCCGGCGATCGAGGCCGCGCTGGGAGAGCAATCGGGCTATCTGCTGGTCGAACCGAACGACGAATTCCGCGACTATCTTACCCGGGCTGACGCCCATTTCGCGGGGCGGATCGGCTTTATCCGCGTGGATCGTGCGAAGACCGTCGTCGATGACGATGCCATGTTTGCGGACGACCCCGGCGTCGTCGGGCGCGCGGACCGGTTGGTCGAGGCCTCGCCGGAATACGTGCCGTTGCTCTCACGCCTGCTGGGAACGACGTGGGTCGTGCGCGAATTGGCCGACGCGCTGCGACTCTCTGAGACGCATGGCGGACGTTGGAATTTCGCCACGCTGACGCGGGACGTGGTCGCCGCCGACGGCACGATGACGCTGGGCGCGCGCAAGGGCGCGACGGGCATCATCTCGCGCCGCAGCGAATTACGCGCGTTGGCGAAGCAACTCACGGACTTGCAATCGCGCGTCGGAGCGGAGCGGGAACGACTCGCCGCGACGGACAGTTCGATTCAGACCGCGGAACTCGCGGCCCGTGCGGCGCAACAGGCGCTGGGTGCGGCGCAAAGCTCGCTAGGGGAACATCGCACCAAGGTGCAATCGTCGCAGGAGCGCGCGCTCCAGGTCGATCGTCAATCCGGCGCGTTGGAACGCGAATTGGCCACCGGCGGAACACAGATCGCCGACGGCGAAGCCAAGCTCGCCAAATCGCGCGAGGAACTGGCCGGCATCGAGCGGCAGCTCGCCGACCAGGAGCAGGAGATCAGCGCGCGCAACGCCGAACGTGAAGCGTTGGAAGATCGACGTCGTGCTCAGGACCAGCAATTGACCGTCGTGCGGATCGATCTGGCCAAAAGCGACGAAAGGCTTCGTAGCTTGCGGGATCGTTTGCAACAGTTCGAAGTCGATCACGACGATCGCCGCACTTCGCTGGGCGAGCAGCATCGGCAGATCGCCTCCGGACGCGGACGGGCGGAGCAGATCGTGCGGTCGATCCTGGCCGCCGAAAGCGAAGTCGCCGGGTTGTATCTGCGTAAAGAAGAGTTTTCCCGAGACATCGTGCGGTTGCTTAACGAGACGGAATCGCACCGCCGACGGCGCGCGGCCTTGCAAACAGGCATTCAGGACGGCCGCTCCATGCAGCGGCAACTCGAGGAACGCGTACACAAGCGTCGGTTGTCGCTGGGCGAATTGCAGTTGGAGCGCGGCGCGATCGAAACGCGGCTCCGCGACGACTACGACATTGAGCTGGCCGCGTTGAGCGAAGCGATCGCCCATCAGCCGCAGGAAGAGCGCGAAGCGATTGATCGAGAAATTGCGGACTTGCGCCGTAAAATCAATTCCATCGGCGTCGTGAATTTAGCGGCGCTCGACGAGTTGGATGACTTGGAAACGCGGCATGCGCATCTGGCGGGGCAGTTCCGCGATCTCACGGAGGCGAAGGAATCGCTGGAGCAGATCATCCAACGAATCAACGCCGACAGCCGCAGACTGTTTGCCGAGACGCTGGACGCCGTGCGAGGCAATTTTCAAACACTGTTCCGCAAACTGTTCGGGGGCGGCCAGGCCGATATCGTGCTGGAAGAAGGCGTCGACATTCTGGAAAGCGGCGTCGAGATTGTCGCCAAACCTCCGGGCACGAAGCCGGCCTACATCGCACAGCTCAGCGGCGGCCAGCGGGCGCTCACCTGCGTGGCGCTGTTGATGGCAATTTTTCAGTTCCGTCCCAGCCCCTTCTGCGTGCTGGATGAAGTCGATGCGCCGCTGGACGAAGCGAATATCGAGCGCTTTGTCGGCGTCCTCAAGGACTTTCTCGCCTGGACGCAATTTATCGTCGTCACGCATTCTAAGAAGACGATGACCTGCGCGAGCACGCTCTACGGCGTGACAATGCAGGAATCCGGCGTGTCGAAACGCGTCAGCGTGCGCTTTCAGGATGTCAGCGACACGGGCGAGATTCTAAAGCCGGCCGATGAGGATGAGACGGCGGCGGCTTGAGAGTTGGAAGTTTTCAGTGTTCAGTTTTCAGTGAGATCAGACTCACGCAAGTTGCGCGCGGCGGCGAACGGTTTTGCGCGTCAGTTCCTGGTCCAGAGATGTATCGGACCAACTGCCGAAGACCGCATCGGTTGAGGCGGTCGTTCGTCGTGCGGAATTCGAGGCAAGTGACTGGCGGCGCTGTCGTTCGGCGCTGGAAACTGCGGCGATCGATGACGCGGCGGCCGGCGGTGGTTGCGATTGGATGGCTAGCGACTGGCGCTGCTTGTTCAGCACGTTGATCGTCTGCAAGGCGTCGAGCGCCGTCAGCTTGTTGTCGCCGTTCACGTCGTAGTACGGAGGCGGCTTCTGGCCTTCGTCTGGCGGCGGCAACGAGTGCGGGCCGTGCTTGTTGAGGCGATTGATGATGATTAACGCGTCGAGACCGCTGACAATGCCGTCGCCATTGACGTCATAGGGATTGTCGGGATTTCGCCACGGGTGGGTCGGTGCAAGCCCGACGCCCACGACGGCGAACTGGAACGGACCCTCGTCCGTGTCGTCCGTGTGGACGGTCACCGTTGCCGAGCGCATTCCCACTGCGGCCGGCGCGAAGCTGAGCACGAACGCGACGCTGTCGCCGGGATCGAGATAGTCCACGTCCAAATCGGCGACAGTGAATTCTCCCTCCTCACCGCCTTCCACCGTGACGCTCGGATCACCGGCGAACCGAAGCCGCCCGAAGCCGGCGTTGCGGATTACAAATTCGCGATTTGTGCGACCCTCGCCCGCCAGCGCTTCGCCCAGCCGCGTGCCGGCTTCCAGCGACGTTTCGGTCTCGCCATCGAGAATCGAACCGCCACTGCCGAGCACATCGATGTCGCCAACCGGGGCGAGCAACTGGATGCCTTGAAAGAAGACTCCGGCCGAGTCGCTTTGATCGCCGGACTCTGGCGTAGCGTCGACCTGATCTCCGAAGCCGGACCAGACAACGACGGCCACACCCTCGGGCGACATCTCCACGCTGGCGAAGGTCTGCGCGCCTGCATCCGTTGAGTTGATACTGAACTCGTCGCCAAAGGGCGCGCCGGTGCTGTCGAACTCTCGGGCGAGAATTCCTACATAGTGGGTTTCGTCTTCTTGAGCTTCGGAGCTGGTCCAGGCGACTAGGAAACTCCCGTCCCCGGCGGCC belongs to Planctomycetia bacterium and includes:
- a CDS encoding dockerin type I domain-containing protein, which encodes MRIFRRTRWSEFRGRGASPLRLEALEVRHLLTGFPLGGETLVSPFEQAALYPQSVTEFTDQAVAVHDDGSFAVAYTSHGEDGLGDEVYIRRFGADRKPLPDNDLLRVSTDGAGDQNNAAITTLPGGGLLVAWYDRGCSLGLDDACSAPFDGEDAIFARRFDASGEAVDAEPWRVNVDLSGAETSPAVAASPDGGYSISWAGRDAADQLGGVWLRRFDATGQPLDGPEARLFSGGAFTESPTLDVDNDGNLAIAWSVVDRISLDQGSEVLGQYFSADGGAPVDLSFDDGSTNERKWPSLDMDASGNFVVAYTQAESSHQIDASHDIFVRRFSVGGAPIDEVLTPVNTTVEGDQRLGRVAAAGDGSFLVAWTSSEAQEDETHYVGILAREFDSTGAPFGDEFSINSTDAGAQTFASVEMSPEGVAVVVWSGFGDQVDATPESGDQSDSAGVFFQGIQLLAPVGDIDVLGSGGSILDGETETSLEAGTRLGEALAGEGRTNREFVIRNAGFGRLRFAGDPSVTVEGGEEGEFTVADLDVDYLDPGDSVAFVLSFAPAAVGMRSATVTVHTDDTDEGPFQFAVVGVGLAPTHPWRNPDNPYDVNGDGIVSGLDALIIINRLNKHGPHSLPPPDEGQKPPPYYDVNGDNKLTALDALQTINVLNKQRQSLAIQSQPPPAAASSIAAVSSAERQRRQSLASNSARRTTASTDAVFGSWSDTSLDQELTRKTVRRRAQLA